The Streptomyces sp. NBC_01276 genome includes the window CTTCAACGGCAAGCTGTACGTCACGTACACAAAGAGCGACCGTAGAGGCAACGGCATCGTGCGCTGCTCCGTGCTCAACAACGGCAGATGGTACCCCGTAGATAAATTCCCTCAGCACCTCAGCACCTCAGCACCTCAGCACCGCTGCACTCGCTGTCTTCAACGACCGGCTGTACTGCGTGCAGGGCGGATAGCGCGGCTCCGCGGAGGCAAGGTGCCGAGCCGGAGCGCCGGCCTGACGGCCGGCGCTCCGGCTCGCGCAGGACTACGGGGTGGACGCAACGGACCGCCGGGGCCGTACGGCCCCGGCGATCCCTTTTCGGCTGTGCGCCGAGTGTCGAACGTCCACGCCAACCTTTTCGACCGAAACGCTTGCGGGCGGATCGGATGATGATCGCACCACCTGATATAGCGATGCGTGATGCCGGTGACGGTCGGTCACTCGCAGAAATGATCAGATATGCGAGTTCTGCGAGAGGCCCGAGCCGTGTCCGTTTTGATCCGTTTCGCTGTCGCAGAAAGCCTCTCAAAAGCCCGGCGTTCTGCGAGGCACTTCTGAGAGACTGCGGGCGTGGATTTGACGCCTGATCAGGCCGCATCTGCGGTGGAACGCCGCGAATGCCCGAAGTGCGAAGTCCCGGCGGGGAGTCCCTGCCGGACGCTCGGCGGGAAGGTGGCGGCAAAATATCACACGCCACGTTTCATCCTCGTACCCGCACTGCGCGAGGACCTCGAAGTCCTCGTCCCCGCCGACCGCGGCCCGGGCCGGACCTGGAAGCCGGGCCCGGCGCTCGCCGTCGTCCCCGAACCCGCCGCCGGGAGCCGGCCCGTGCGGATCGGGTACGCCCGCACGTCCATGGTCAGCCAGGAACTGGCCAGCCAGATCGAGGCCCTGGAGGCGGCAGGCTGCACGAAGATCTTCCGGGAGAAGATCAGCACCCGCGTCAAGCACCGCCCCGAGATGGCGGCAGCCCTCAAGCTCGCCGCCGAGTTCAAGGAGGCAGCCCCCGACCAGGTCGTCATCCTCACCGTCCACGAGATGAAGCGCCTGGCCCGCAACGCCGCCGAGCTGATGCAGCTCTCCGCCGACCTGGAGTCCACGGGCATCCTGCTCGAACTCCTCACCGGCCCGCTCACCGGCGTCTACGACCCCAACGGCATGGGCTCGATGCTCTTCGCCGTGCTGGCCGTCGCCGCCCAGCTCGACCGCAACTACATCCGGGAGAAGACCCTGGAAGGCCAGCAGACCGCCGCCCGCAAGGGCAACCACGGCGGCCGGCCGAAGGTCATCGACGACGACATGCTGACCTTCGCCGTCGCGCTCAAGGACAAGGGCACCCCGGTCCCGGAGATCGCCAAGAAACTGGTCATCAAGACCGGCAAGAACGCCGGCGAGCACCCTTCGGTGGCCTCGGTGTACCGGGCGCTCGCCGACGCCGAGGAGGCCGCCGCACTCGCTTCGGTGGACGACGGCCTGCCGCTGCGGCCCAAGCCCGTACGCATCCGCCGACCCGGCGACCCGCTCACCGCCGAGGAGATCGACCTGCGCGAGCGCCTGGTCGCCCAGCGCGCCCAGCTGACCGCCGCCGACCGCGAGGAAGAGGCCAGCCGGTGATCCCCTCAGAGCACCGGCTCAAGGGCGGTGCACCACTGCTCGGAGCCGCGCCCGGGCCCTTCGACACCTGGACCGAGGACGACGACCCGGCGCCCGAGCAGGACGACGACCTGCGGTGCTGACGCCCCGGGCCGGGCGCGCGGGCGCTTACTCCTCGTCGTCCTCGTATTCCTCCTCGGGAGGATCGCTCTCCTCTTCGAGCCGCCGACGGGGCCGTCCTGGTTTCCGTCCCAAGATCATCCCTTAGCGCCAATGGCCACCCGGCTACTACTCAAGGGCGGGTCGGCCGGGCCTGCTCCCACGCCTCGCCGTCCAGCAGTTTCGCCCGCGGGTCGCCCCACTTCGAGGAGTTCCTCGCGAACACCTGCTTGCTCCGCAGCATCCGGTGCAGCTGCTCCAGCACGCAGAACGTGTACGCCTTCCAGTCCACCGTTCCCGGCTCCAGGTGCGGGGCGGAGAGCACCAGGCGCCGCCACGACCCGACGAGCAGGCCGGTGTCGATCTCGGCCGGGCCGACCTTCTTGCGGCCCATCAGGTCCGGCAGCGACTTCAGCGCGGTCAGGACCGGCGCACCCTCGGGAGTGGCGCCGAAGTCGACGACCTGGACCAAGAGCTTCAGGAACGGCCGGACGGTGCCGAACCTGCCCACGAGCATGGACCGCCACGCCTCGTCCGCGTCGGAGTCCAGCGGCGGCGTCAGCTCGAACAGCGCGGCGATCGCGGCGGCCAGCTCGTGCCGGGGCACCACCTGCTCGATCCGCTCCCACATCGCCTCGAAGCTCTCCACCGCCGGGCCGGTGACCTCCCCGGTGTCGGTGTCGACCAGTTCGCTCGTGGTGTCGAAGACGACCTGGAACGCGGTCGCGAGCTTCGCCGAGGCCCGCTCGACCTTCGGCAGCGTCTTCATCTTCTCCTTGACCGTCTCGCGCTCGGCCTTGGCCAGCAGCTTCGTCGCGATCAGCACCTCCAGGAGGTCGAGCGCGTCGTCCACCGCCCGGGTCGTCAGGTAGACGGCGGTGGCCAGCAGCGTCGCCAGCCGCCTCGAATCGCCGTGCCGGCGCAGCAGTGACGCCTTGCCGTCCACGCCGTACCTCGACAGCTCCGCCAGGCGCCGCGGCGGGATCGCCGACACGTCCAGGTCGCCCATGCCGAGGCCGGCGATCTCCTCGGCGCGCTGGAGCGCCCACTTCATCTGCGGTCCGGACACGCGTACCGGGCCCCGGCGCAGCCGGTCCAGCTCCGAGACCCGCTCGCCAGGCGGCACCATCAGCAGCGAGTCCAGCACCGCCCGCTGCCCGGTGTTCAGCAGCCCGTACAGCGTGTCCCACAGCCGCTGGTTCGCCGCCTCGCGAACCGAGGCCACCAGCCTCGTCAGCGTCGTCACCCCGGGCAGCAGCACCCGCCGCTCGCGCAGCCACCCGGCCGCCGCGTCGAACAATGCCTTCGGGCCCTCCCCGGTCGTCCACGCCCGCGCGTCCACCCAGACCCGCAGCTCGGCCTCCGCTTCGGCGAACTCCCGGTACTCCAGGACACGGCGCAGCTCACGGACGTGCTCCAGCCTGGTGTTCTCCCTCTCCCCGTACACCTTCAGGACCGATGGATCGCCGATGTCGAGCTGCTCGGCGAGGTAGTCCACGACCTCCGCCGGCACATCCGTCGGGTCGTCCAGGAACACACCGAGGTAGCGCGCGGTCGTCAGCTGGGTGGCATAGCCCAGGCGGTTATGGGCCCGGCGCTTGGACTCGATCAGCTCCCGGTCCGCGTCGTCCAGGAAGAAGAAACGCTCTAGCTCCGAGCGGGAAGGCGCCTCGCGATAGGCCGCGTACGCGGCAGCCTGCTCATCCGTCAAAAAGTCGACCGGCACCCCGGACCTCCAAACAGTCGATCAACACGACTGCCGAAGGTTCAGCCCCACAGAAGCCCAGGTCAAAGCCCCCGTCGAGACCGGACCGGCTTAGCGTCGGTTTTCGTTCCGATGTTCCTCGTCCCCCTACCACACCGGTCGCTTCACCAAGGTGTCCCGGCTCGCGAAACTCCTGCGTGTGCCCACCCCCACCGACCGCGGCCCCGGCCAGCCGTGGCGGCCCGGCACCCCGGCGCCCGCACCCGTCGACCCCGACAGCCCGAGCGCCGACATCCGCATCGGGTACGCGAGGTGCTCCAGCCTCACCCAGGAACTCCAGCCGCAGCTCGACGCGCTCGCCGGACACGGCATCCCCGGGGACAAGATCTTCGCCGAGAAGATCAGCACCCGGGTCCGCGTGCGCCCGCAGTTCGAGGCCGCACTCGCCGCCGCCCGCGAGATCAAGGCGCACGCCCCGCACTGCCGGGTGATCTTCACCGTGAACGAGATGAAACGCCTGGGACGCGACGCCGCCGAGCTGACAGCCCTCGCCGACCACCTCACCGCCCACGGACTGGTCCTGGAGATGCTCGCCGGCCCCCTCCAGGGGATGTACGACCCCAGCGGCCCGGGACGCCTGCTGTTCGGGTTCTTCGCGGCGATGGCGGAAACGGAGCGGGAGAACATCCGGGAGTCCACCCTCGAAGGGCTCGACGCCGCGGCCCGCAAGGGCAACCACGGCGGCAGGCCGCCGGTCATCACCGACGACATGCTGCACACCGTGCTTCGCCGCCGCGCGAACGGCGAGACGGTCGAGGTCATCCAGCCCGACCTGCTCATCCCCACCGGCCGCCGGAAGGGACAGAGCCCCAGCCTCTCCAGCATCTACCGGGCGCTGGCCGAGCACGAGAAGACCCAGGCGTACCCGGAGGCCGTCGAGACGGCACACGCCGACTTCGCCGCCCTCCAGCAGCGCGACCGCAGCCCCAAGTAGTTACTCAGCGCTACATGTCCGCTCGCCGTAGCTATACGAGAACAGGGCCGACGGCACCGTTTTCACCGGCTCCTACCGGCTGGTCACCACCTTGACCGACGCCGGCCGCTACCCGGCGACCGTGCTGGTGGGCCTCTACCACCAGCGGTGGGAACACGAATCTGCGTATTACGCGCTCCGTCACACGATCATGAACGGGCGTGTCCTGCGCTCGGGCGACCCGGCCGGCGTCGAACAGGAGATGTGGGCCCTGCTCACCCTCTACCAGGCCCTGCGCACCGTGATGGTCGAAGCCGCCGAGTCGCTACCTGGGACCGGTCCAGACCGCTGCTGTTTCACCATCGCCCTCCAGACCGCCCGCGACCAGGTCGTCCAGGCCGCCGCCGTCATCACCGCCCCCGCCGATGTCGGTCGCGTCGGGCTGATCGGGCACCGGATCCTGGCCCGTCTCCTGCCGCCCCGGCGGCAGCGCGTCAGCACCCGCAAGGTCAAGTCACCGATGTCCCGTTACAGCACCCGCCATGACGACGGCAGGCCCGACACCAGCCGCACCATCACCGGTCTCGACATCAGCGTCCTCGAACCTTGCGAACCGCACCCTCAACTCCCCGCCATCTCCCGCGACGACCGGAACACCGCCCTCGCCGACCGCCGCCGTCATCGGATCCTTGGCCTGCTCGAGGAAGACCCCACCCGCCTCTGGCGGCCCCGTGACATCGCTTCTCACTTCGGTGACATCACCATGGAGACCATGTATCGGCAGCTCTCCAGATGGGTCGATACCGGCCTCATCCACAAACTCGGCCCCGGCCTCTACGCCGCCACGGCATGGACTCCAACACCCCTTGCGTGACCTGCGAAAACGTTAACTACCCGGCCTTGGGTCAAGGCCCCATCGTGGTCTGGCGTGTTCAGCGGCAAGGATGACCGCGACGATCCGAAACCCGCCCCCCGCCCCTTCGGCATCACAGGCAGGTCCTTCCTCCGGCGGTGCTGGCCCGGGACAGGTCCTGCCCGGTTGCGGCGACAAGCCGGGACTGGATGTGACCGTCGAGCCCAAGTAGCTGACGGTCGCATCGGACGGGTCCCTCACCGCTGAGGTCAACTGCACCCTCGGGGCCGGATGGCATCTGAGCTGGAGAGTGCAGATCGACGGCGTTGGCAAGCCCGTGCCGCATACGAACTACTACCCCAAGGATGATCTGGGGCGGCCCGGCCCGTACACCTTCGATGTCCACCTGTCCCAGGTTGAGCCCGGTTCTGCCCGCACGATCTACGTCGTTCTCACGGACGACTTTTCCTACCGACAGCTGAGCGAGAACCGGAACCCGGACGGATCGCTCCTGAAACTCCCGAACGGTGCACGCAAGGTCTCCAACTCGGTTCTGGTCAAGCGCTACTGACCTGCCCCGGCACAGCAGCGAGGTTCGGCCATTGATCGGCTCGACGGCATATCCGTAGGCCGACGGAATCCTGCACGCCCCATGGAGCCCGAAGCGGCCGTGGCTAGGGCCTGTCTGACAAATGTCGCCAACCTACCGGCGGTACATCTTTGTTCACCCGCTGACGTCGCCCGAGGCGGCATGCAGGCCGGCATCGCGGGCATCTCGAACGCGGTCCTCGGTGCTGGCGTGCCGCTGGTAGCGCGGCTGTGGAGCGGCGGTCAGTACAGCCCCCGCGGACTACATCCCGGTCAGCTGGCTCCTGGAGTACCTCGGAACCTGACCTGCCCCCGGCCTGCCCCGTCGATGCAGCGTACGTGCCTCACGCCTCCTGAACGCGCGGTGGGCCTTGCACCGTGCCGAGATCCAGGTCAGGCGACACGATCGGCGGAAGACCATGTTCTGGTCCGAGAACTGGGCAAGAATTCGTTCATGACCGACCTGACGATTTCAGCGAAGGACTTCTCGGACGCCGGCCTGGAACCGCAGTTGGGGTCCTGGATCAGCTCCGGGCCCAACGATCCCGTGACCGTCGAACAGATCACCCGGGCCATCGGGGACGACAGGCTCGCCCAAACCGCCGAATCTCTCGGCCGTGAGCCCCTCGACCTCGCCGCAAGTCTTGCCGCCGATCTCCCCGTCCTCATCGACACAGCCACCCCGGAGGGCCGTATCGAAGCGGCCAGCACCCCGAAGATCAGGATCAGCGCCGCACAGCCGACCTCAAAGCAAATCGGGGCATATGCGGCTAATTTCACCGTGATCTTCGACGCCGTGCCTCGCGCCTGAACCTTTTGTATGACGGCTCGTCGGCATGGCCGACGAGCCGTCTTCCTGGCCGGGGGTGGACTCCATCATTGATCTTGTGTTTGGCAGAGGCGAACTGATGACCACCGTGGCCAAGGGGTCTGGCAGGGGAAGGTGAACAGGGGGTTGCCTGAAACGTCGACCCGGCCCTGGAGGGCTCCACCGCTGCCAGAGAGCGGTGGGGCCGTCCGGTATGCCGCCTTGGTCTGTGTGGGTCTAGGGAGTTCAGGTGGTGTAGGAGAGATAGAGGCCGCCGCCCTGTGCGGCCAGGGCGGGTGAGTGGGTGGCGGGGGTGCCGGGGGCGGGTGCGAAGCCCGTCCACTGTGCGGAGGTGCCGGTGCCGGTGCGACGGGCGGTCCAGATCTGTTGGTCCAAGCCGAGGACGGCGCAGTGCAGGCGGTCGTCCTCGGCAGCGAGGGAGGGGCCGCTGGCGGTGGTGGTGCCGCCGACGGGGACGGCGTTGCTCCAGCTCTGGCCGGTGGACTCGCTGGTGTAGACGGTGCCGTCGGGGGTGGTCCAGGCGAGCACCATCTTGCCCTGGACGCAGGCCAGGGCCGGGGTCCAGTTGGTTCCGGCCTGGGGGTGGGGGACGAACTCGCTCCAGAGGTTTCCCTGCTTCTTGCTGATGAAGATCCTATGGTCTCCGACCCCGCGGACGGCGCACCACAGTTCGCTGCCCGTACTGGCCAGGGATGGGGCGTCGCGGGTGGTACCGGGGAGCGGGAGGCCGAGGAGATGCCAGGTGACGCCGTCAACGCTCCAGTAGCCCCAGAGGTGGTTGTCGTCGGTGCGGTGAACCAGGTAGAGCTGGTTCTGGTGGGCGGCCAGGGCAGGTGCGGACCGGCCGGGGGTAAAGGCGGACATCTTCGCCCAGGGGCTCCAGGTGCTGTTCGCGATGTGGGCGATGTGGTAGCTGCCGTCACCGCCCTCGGCGGCGACGTAGAGGCGGTCGCCCTGGATCGCGAGCGCGGGGGTGGAGGGCGTCCTGACGTCGAAGTTGACCGGGAAGGGGCTCCAGGACTGGCCGTTGAAGGAGGACATGGTGAGGGAGGGGAGCACCCGGACGCTGCTGGCGACGCGTACGTCGACCCGCCCGTTGTTCTTGCTGCGGCCGTCGAAGGTCCACCGGTCGCTGCGTGCGCCTGAGGAAAGCATCGATTCCAGTGCGGGGCGGTCGAACAGGAAGGTGCGTTCCTGGACGAGGTCGTCGGCGAACCAGTCGATGATCTGGCCGATGAGGTTGGCCAGGCCGGAGACGAGGTTGGCGAAGCCCTGGGTGAGTTCGAGGTGCTGGCCGGCGGGGAAGTGCCCCAGCGCCTGGGCGACTTCCCAGGCCATCACCGAGATCTTGTCCAGGGTGCGGACCAGGTCCGGGGAGGCGGCGCCGTCGTACTCCCAGGGCTGGATATTGAAGATGAGGACCTTGTTGACGCCGCCCTGGTAGACCACCGTGTTCGGGTCGAAGCTGTGGTGTTTCCCGTCGCTCCACACGTTCTCGTACAGGCGGGTCTTCATGGGGCGGCGGGTGCCGCCGTCGGCGCCGGCGGCCGTGGCCATGTAGTACTCCTCGTCACCGATCTCGATCGATCCCGTGGTGAGGACGAAGTACTCCAGCTCGACCCGCGCCACGAGAGGTCCGGCCGCGGCCGCCGCGGCAGCTTCCCGGTGGCGGGAGGCGGTCACAACTGTCGCCCCGTACCCGTAGTCGGTCATGCCCTGCCCGAATGCCGCAGCCGCGGCCGCACCGTCTCCTTCCTCGGGGGCGTCGAGGTCGATGACGTTCACGTTGCCCTGCGCCAGAGCCTCCGCGTCCCCCCGCGGGGCATCCGC containing:
- a CDS encoding YidB family protein codes for the protein MTDLTISAKDFSDAGLEPQLGSWISSGPNDPVTVEQITRAIGDDRLAQTAESLGREPLDLAASLAADLPVLIDTATPEGRIEAASTPKIRISAAQPTSKQIGAYAANFTVIFDAVPRA
- a CDS encoding recombinase family protein, whose translation is MAAKYHTPRFILVPALREDLEVLVPADRGPGRTWKPGPALAVVPEPAAGSRPVRIGYARTSMVSQELASQIEALEAAGCTKIFREKISTRVKHRPEMAAALKLAAEFKEAAPDQVVILTVHEMKRLARNAAELMQLSADLESTGILLELLTGPLTGVYDPNGMGSMLFAVLAVAAQLDRNYIREKTLEGQQTAARKGNHGGRPKVIDDDMLTFAVALKDKGTPVPEIAKKLVIKTGKNAGEHPSVASVYRALADAEEAAALASVDDGLPLRPKPVRIRRPGDPLTAEEIDLRERLVAQRAQLTAADREEEASR